The Desulfobulbus propionicus DSM 2032 DNA segment CTGGTTGCCCATGGCCGGCGGTTGATCGCAACCGGCGGCCGGCTCGGGCGGCTGGCGGCGTGCCAGTCCGGCGTCGCGGAACAGGCGCTGCAGATCCGAGGGCCAGAATGCAAACACCTCCAGCCGGGTCACCGCCGGATCAAACGGCGGGCAAGCGGCCTGGCCGGTGCGGCTGTCGATCATCACCGGCCGGTGCAGGGTGGAAACGCGAATCGGCGATTTACCGGGAATAAACCAGGTGACGGCGGTTTGCGGGCACCAGCGGTTGGGCAGATCGCCCGAGGCGGCGCACACCTCGATCCGGGTCAACCCTGGCGGAGGTTGATCCGCTTGGGGTGGCTGGAGGCGACGGGTCAGCGCCAGGGCGTCAACCAGGCGGAAAAAGAGCGGCGCCGCCGCCTGGATGCCGACAAAGGCCGGATTGGGCTGCCCGTCGAAGTTGCCGATCCACACCGCCAGCACATAGTCGCCGGTCAACCCCACGGTCCAGGCATCGCGAAAGCCCCAGGAGGTGCCGGTTTTCCAGGCGGTCGGCCACAGGCCGTTGTCCCGGCGGTCAGGGCGCGGGTTGCGGCGCAGCATGTCGCGCACCAGAAAGGCGGCCTGGGGCGAAAGCAGCCGGGTGCCGGGGAGTTGGGGATCGTCCTGCCGGTAGCGCAGCGGCTTGAGCAGACCGCCGTTGGCGAGCATGGCGTACAATTCGGCCAGTTCCTCCATGGTCAGCTCGCCGCCGCCGAGTGCCAGGGCCAGACCGTAATGGGCCTCAGAGCGCAGGCGGGCGACGCCGGCGGTGCGGAGCAAATCGTGCAGGGAAGGGCGCTGGACGCGGTTGGCCAGCCAGATGGCCGGGACGTTGCGGCTGCGGATCAAGGCCTCGGTGGCCGAGATCGGACCGACAAACCGGCCGTCGAAGTTTTCCGGCTGAAAAGGGCCAAAGGCGGTGGGCGCGTCGCTGAGCATGGACAGCGGATGGATCAGTCCCTGGTCAAGCGCCAGGCCGTAGAGAAAGGGCTTGAGGGTCGAGCCGGGCGAGCGTTTGGCGAGCACGCCGTTGACCTGGCCGTGGAGGACTGGGTCGAAATAGTCGGCCGAGCCGACCAGGGCCCGGACGCCCATGTCGCGGCGGTCGACCAACAGGGCCGCGGCGTTGGCCATGCCGAGATGGCGCCGTTCGGTGAGGTACTGACGCATCAGTCGTTCGAGCAGACCCTGCAGCGAGCTGTCCAGGGTGGTGTCGATCACCTGCCGCCGGCCGGTCTCGCGCACCAACAGATGGTCGGTGAGATGGGGGGCGAGGTAGGGCAGATGGCCACGGCGCAACCCCTTGATCTCCTGGTCGGCCAGGATCGTCTCCGGCGATTGCTCGGGATGGCGGACACGCCATGCCTGGGCCAGCCGTCGGCGGGCCTGTTGCTGTTCCGCGCCGAAATCCGACCGCTTGGTCGGGTTCTGCGGCATCACCGCCAGGGCCAGGCTTTCCGCCACCGTCAATTGGCTGGCGGTCTTGGCAAAGTAGATTCGGGCCGCCGCCCCCAGTCCTTCGATGTTGCCGCCCATGGGTGCCAGGTTGCAGTAGGCTTCCAGCAATTCCCGTTTGCTGTGGCGCGCCTCCAGCCAGAGGGCAAGCAGGATTTGCTTGAGCTTGCCGGAGAGGGTGCGGGTGTTGAGGCGGTGGAGCCGTCGCGCCAGTTGCATGCTCAGGGTCGATCCCCCCTGGCGCTCGCCCCGGACATAAGTGGTCCAGGCGGCGCGCAACAGGGCCTGGAGGTTGACTCCCGGATGGAGGTGAAAAAAACGGTCCTCCTTGAGCAGGATGGCCTCCACCGCCGCCGGGGCGATCTCGTCCAGACTTGTCCAGAGGCGGTACTGACCGTCTCCGGCCAGGGTCAGGCGCAACACCGTACCGTCCGCGGCGCGGAGCAGGCGTGAACAGGGGATGGCGGGGCCCAGCGGTTCGGCCGGCAGCAGTTGCCTCAGCCCGATGCCGGCAAAAACGGCGAACCCGATAAAAACGGCTGTTGCCGCCAGCAACCGTCGGCCGCGTTTGTCCGGCCCGCCGCCGGCGCCGAGAGAGCGGCTCACGGCTCGACAATGATCAGCGTGCCGCCCTCGCCCCGCCCTTGCAGGCCGCGTTCGTACATGCCCTCGGCATAGGGCGGCGGCGTGCGGAAGGTGCCCGCGTTGGTGGCCCGCACCCTGT contains these protein-coding regions:
- the pbpC gene encoding penicillin-binding protein 1C codes for the protein MSRSLGAGGGPDKRGRRLLAATAVFIGFAVFAGIGLRQLLPAEPLGPAIPCSRLLRAADGTVLRLTLAGDGQYRLWTSLDEIAPAAVEAILLKEDRFFHLHPGVNLQALLRAAWTTYVRGERQGGSTLSMQLARRLHRLNTRTLSGKLKQILLALWLEARHSKRELLEAYCNLAPMGGNIEGLGAAARIYFAKTASQLTVAESLALAVMPQNPTKRSDFGAEQQQARRRLAQAWRVRHPEQSPETILADQEIKGLRRGHLPYLAPHLTDHLLVRETGRRQVIDTTLDSSLQGLLERLMRQYLTERRHLGMANAAALLVDRRDMGVRALVGSADYFDPVLHGQVNGVLAKRSPGSTLKPFLYGLALDQGLIHPLSMLSDAPTAFGPFQPENFDGRFVGPISATEALIRSRNVPAIWLANRVQRPSLHDLLRTAGVARLRSEAHYGLALALGGGELTMEELAELYAMLANGGLLKPLRYRQDDPQLPGTRLLSPQAAFLVRDMLRRNPRPDRRDNGLWPTAWKTGTSWGFRDAWTVGLTGDYVLAVWIGNFDGQPNPAFVGIQAAAPLFFRLVDALALTRRLQPPQADQPPPGLTRIEVCAASGDLPNRWCPQTAVTWFIPGKSPIRVSTLHRPVMIDSRTGQAACPPFDPAVTRLEVFAFWPSDLQRLFRDAGLARRQPPEPAAGCDQPPAMGNQGDPPRLNSPLTGVTYTLRLSKPEETIELSAAIDGDAQRMYWFADTRYLGSSRRDGFLPWRPAASGRYEVSVVDDQGRGASRTLEVAFVP